From the genome of Campylobacter concisus, one region includes:
- a CDS encoding Eco57I restriction-modification methylase domain-containing protein, translated as MPIFNSKFLLTQEQDEEKLKKHYINLQMYQAKASDIKSFKEEKFQTQFLKDIFENCLGYTLDTTNPTNFNLEREKKNETDGKKADGAILINSEVRCVIELKDQTTQHLDKTPSNHELSPVDQAFRYFISHENAKYVVVSNFNELRFYIGNKTTFEKFDLFTASFDEFKRLHLLLSFESISTDLPLKLKEKFATHEREISNKFYKDFSAFRLTLFKNICKNNASIDKNRLLSLTQKLCDRFVFILFAEDRGLLRLRTIAEIKDKFQNQVTELSFYDFYKIYFKAIDEGSERLDIKRYNGGLFATDTELDALKIDDSVLEAQFLSDYDFLSDIGVNILGHIFESSLNDLEELNAQINGNEFDAKQSKRKKNGIFYTPEFITEFIIENSLGTLCKAKKDQLGLDLNELLAPKNPKKLTKAESEIKDKIYTYREWLLSLKILDPACGSGAFLNQALEFLIAEHGALDTYRKVYEGEGLGLYDIESTILENNLYGVDINADAVEIARLSLWLRTAAKGRVLTDLSKNLIAANSLLEFPFDFKFDVVIGNPPYVRQEAIKEQKPALQKYKVYSGTADLFVYFYELGITHLKENGLLGFICSNKFFRASYGENLRKFILENTQITHIIDFAGVKVFEDASVDSAVTIFRKIRAGENSKFDFLASSTINLKTQKFIQIPQSTLSETNFTFLDSSKFELKSKIEKVAKPLKDWGVNINYGVKTGLNEAFIIDSDTRDKILNNCVGEEREQTQKLIRPILRGQDIKRYDYEWAGLWLINIHNGYGTEPRINIDNFPKLKLYLEKFEPKLSNRSDKGATPYNLRNCAYLEEFEKEKILCARMVQSPKFAYDINNNIPDNTAYCITGENLKFLLAFLNSTAVYKIFNFFYAGGGLEGEIKINRLEILPIPQITPQNENLANEIINLVDEILKANEKIKLYEKHMPTLSLDEKLKAKENIDTLNDKIKASDEKIDKLVFELYELTSDEIALITRGGGELTV; from the coding sequence ATGCCGATCTTTAATTCAAAATTCTTACTAACCCAAGAACAAGACGAGGAGAAGCTTAAAAAGCATTATATAAATTTGCAAATGTATCAGGCAAAAGCTAGCGACATTAAGAGCTTCAAAGAAGAGAAATTTCAAACGCAGTTTCTAAAAGATATCTTTGAAAACTGCCTTGGCTACACTTTGGACACTACTAATCCTACAAATTTCAATCTTGAGCGTGAGAAAAAGAACGAAACTGACGGCAAAAAGGCAGACGGGGCGATACTGATAAATAGCGAAGTTAGATGCGTGATCGAGCTAAAAGATCAGACTACACAGCATCTTGATAAAACTCCATCCAACCACGAGCTTAGCCCAGTAGATCAAGCCTTTCGCTATTTTATCTCGCATGAAAATGCCAAATATGTCGTTGTTTCAAATTTTAATGAACTGCGTTTTTACATCGGCAATAAAACAACATTTGAAAAATTTGACCTTTTTACAGCAAGCTTTGACGAGTTTAAAAGACTTCATTTGCTGCTTAGCTTTGAGAGCATTAGCACAGATCTGCCGCTAAAGCTAAAAGAGAAATTTGCCACTCACGAGCGTGAAATTTCAAATAAATTTTATAAAGACTTTAGCGCATTTAGGCTCACTCTTTTTAAAAATATTTGCAAAAACAATGCTAGTATTGATAAAAATAGGCTTTTAAGCCTGACTCAAAAACTATGTGATAGGTTTGTCTTTATACTATTTGCCGAAGACCGCGGATTACTAAGACTTCGCACGATAGCCGAGATAAAAGATAAATTTCAAAACCAAGTTACTGAGCTAAGCTTTTATGACTTTTACAAAATTTACTTTAAAGCCATTGATGAAGGCAGTGAACGTCTTGATATCAAACGCTACAATGGCGGACTTTTTGCCACAGATACTGAGCTTGATGCACTAAAGATAGACGATAGCGTGCTTGAAGCGCAGTTTTTAAGCGACTATGACTTTTTAAGCGACATCGGTGTAAATATCCTAGGACATATCTTTGAAAGCTCACTAAACGACCTTGAAGAGCTAAATGCGCAAATAAATGGTAATGAATTTGATGCCAAACAGAGCAAACGTAAAAAAAATGGCATATTTTATACGCCAGAGTTTATAACAGAATTTATAATTGAGAATTCGCTTGGTACGCTTTGTAAAGCCAAAAAAGATCAGCTAGGGCTTGATCTAAATGAGCTATTAGCACCAAAAAATCCCAAAAAATTAACCAAAGCAGAAAGTGAGATCAAAGACAAAATTTATACTTACCGCGAGTGGCTCTTATCTCTTAAGATACTTGATCCAGCTTGTGGCTCTGGTGCGTTTTTAAACCAAGCTTTAGAATTTCTAATTGCCGAGCATGGCGCATTAGACACTTACCGCAAAGTATATGAGGGTGAAGGCTTGGGACTTTACGATATAGAAAGCACTATTTTGGAAAATAACCTTTACGGCGTAGATATAAATGCCGATGCAGTCGAGATTGCCAGACTATCTCTTTGGCTCCGCACAGCTGCAAAGGGACGAGTTTTAACAGATCTTAGTAAAAATTTGATAGCAGCAAACTCGCTTTTAGAATTTCCTTTTGACTTTAAATTTGATGTCGTTATCGGCAATCCTCCCTATGTTAGACAAGAGGCGATAAAAGAGCAAAAGCCAGCTCTACAAAAATATAAAGTTTATAGCGGCACGGCTGATTTGTTTGTCTATTTTTATGAGCTTGGCATTACGCATCTAAAAGAAAATGGGCTTTTAGGTTTTATATGTTCAAATAAATTTTTCCGTGCCAGCTATGGTGAAAATTTGCGTAAATTTATACTAGAAAACACGCAAATAACACATATTATCGATTTTGCTGGGGTTAAAGTTTTTGAAGACGCGAGCGTAGATAGTGCGGTTACTATTTTTAGAAAAATAAGAGCTGGTGAAAATTCAAAATTTGATTTCCTAGCTTCAAGCACCATAAATTTAAAAACGCAAAAATTTATCCAAATACCACAATCCACACTAAGCGAAACAAATTTCACTTTCCTAGATAGTAGCAAATTTGAACTAAAAAGCAAGATCGAAAAAGTCGCAAAGCCATTAAAAGATTGGGGTGTAAATATTAATTATGGTGTTAAAACTGGACTAAACGAAGCTTTCATTATTGATAGTGACACCCGTGATAAAATTTTAAATAACTGCGTTGGAGAAGAAAGAGAACAGACGCAAAAGCTCATTAGGCCGATCTTACGAGGTCAAGATATAAAGCGTTATGACTATGAGTGGGCTGGGCTGTGGCTCATAAATATCCATAATGGATATGGCACCGAGCCTCGCATCAATATAGATAATTTTCCTAAACTAAAACTATATCTTGAGAAATTTGAACCAAAACTTTCCAATCGTTCTGATAAAGGAGCCACTCCTTATAATCTGCGAAACTGCGCATATCTGGAGGAATTCGAAAAAGAGAAAATTTTATGTGCCAGAATGGTGCAAAGCCCTAAATTTGCTTACGATATAAATAATAATATTCCAGACAATACTGCATATTGCATAACTGGCGAAAATCTAAAATTTTTATTAGCCTTTTTAAATTCAACAGCTGTTTATAAAATTTTCAACTTTTTCTATGCTGGAGGCGGACTTGAAGGCGAAATAAAAATAAATCGATTAGAAATTTTACCTATCCCACAAATCACGCCACAAAATGAAAATTTAGCAAACGAGATAATAAATTTGGTCGATGAAATTTTAAAAGCCAATGAAAAAATCAAGCTTTACGAGAAGCACATGCCTACTTTAAGCCTTGATGAAAAGCTAAAAGCCAAAGAAAATATCGACACGCTAAACGACAAAATCAAGGCAAGTGACGAAAAAATAGACAAACTTGTTTTTGAGCTTTATGAACTAACAAGCGATGAGATCGCGCTTATAACAAGGGGGGGGGGGGAATTGACGGTATAG
- a CDS encoding ATP-binding protein — MNQLELYYNQPLKSSKFIPRKYEIISPKTLIIGAISSGKTALVYEFLSHYKSEERLYVNLDDLRIDRALLLANLKDFLEKNAQIKVLAVENLQAADLANLGFLKGATLENIILTSKEFSLTIDGFARINLNYLDYEEFILFFKKNLDQDMLFSYFLAHGNEIASAFLDSSEVTAHLQQLLKANLSEQSIAILKECAPKCHDVLSTFGIYKNLKEQMKISKDSVYNAVTSLNENGFIELVPNLDESSTSKKLYFTNFALRNALYLKKDFLAVFANVVFCELLKFKDEIYYTKEVDFFLNKRKIAIICVPFSAPEIIFLKFKKLHASLKELGVSKLQIISVANQAELSFEGIKCEILPFSRWSLGL; from the coding sequence ATGAACCAATTAGAGCTTTATTACAATCAGCCGCTTAAATCAAGTAAATTTATCCCCAGAAAATACGAAATCATCTCGCCAAAAACGCTTATAATAGGCGCCATTTCAAGTGGCAAAACAGCCCTTGTTTATGAGTTCTTGAGCCATTATAAAAGTGAGGAGAGACTTTATGTAAATTTAGACGATCTAAGGATAGACAGAGCTTTACTTTTAGCAAATCTAAAAGATTTTTTAGAAAAAAATGCCCAGATAAAGGTGCTCGCAGTTGAAAATTTACAAGCTGCTGACCTTGCAAATTTAGGCTTTTTAAAGGGCGCAACACTTGAAAATATCATCCTTACAAGCAAGGAATTTTCACTCACGATTGACGGCTTTGCTCGCATAAATTTAAACTATCTCGACTACGAGGAATTTATACTATTTTTTAAGAAAAATTTGGACCAAGACATGCTTTTTAGCTACTTTTTGGCTCACGGCAACGAGATAGCAAGTGCTTTTTTGGACTCGAGTGAGGTCACAGCGCACTTGCAGCAGCTCTTAAAAGCAAATTTAAGCGAGCAAAGCATTGCGATTTTAAAAGAATGCGCTCCAAAATGCCACGATGTGCTTAGTACTTTTGGTATCTACAAAAACCTAAAAGAGCAGATGAAAATTTCAAAAGATAGTGTCTATAACGCAGTAACCAGCCTTAATGAAAATGGTTTTATAGAATTAGTGCCAAATTTAGATGAGAGCAGCACGAGCAAAAAGCTCTACTTTACAAATTTTGCACTTCGTAACGCTTTATATCTAAAAAAGGATTTTTTAGCTGTCTTTGCAAATGTCGTTTTTTGCGAATTGCTTAAATTTAAAGATGAAATTTACTACACAAAAGAGGTTGATTTCTTCCTTAATAAAAGGAAGATCGCGATCATCTGTGTGCCGTTTTCTGCGCCAGAGATTATCTTTTTAAAATTTAAAAAACTCCACGCAAGCTTAAAAGAGCTAGGCGTTAGTAAGCTTCAGATAATCAGCGTCGCAAACCAAGCTGAGCTTAGCTTTGAGGGCATAAAATGCGAAATTTTGCCATTTTCTAGGTGGAGTCTAGGTTTATAA
- the rpsJ gene encoding 30S ribosomal protein S10: MERIRLKLKAYDHRVLDRTVAAIVEAVKRTGADVRGPVPMPTKIKRYTVLKSPHINKDSREQFEMRIHARMLDIVAATPETVDSLTKLDLAPEVNVEVRAMK; this comes from the coding sequence ATGGAAAGAATCAGGTTAAAGCTAAAAGCTTACGACCATAGAGTTCTAGACCGCACTGTTGCAGCAATCGTAGAAGCTGTCAAACGAACAGGTGCCGACGTTCGTGGCCCGGTACCAATGCCTACAAAGATCAAACGCTATACAGTCTTAAAATCTCCACACATCAACAAAGACTCACGTGAGCAGTTTGAGATGAGAATACACGCTCGTATGCTTGACATCGTAGCTGCTACTCCAGAAACTGTAGATAGCCTAACAAAACTCGACCTAGCTCCAGAAGTTAATGTCGAAGTTCGTGCGATGAAATAA
- the rplD gene encoding 50S ribosomal protein L4: protein MSKIHVLNDKFENSGELELPASYAEVNPHNLYLYVKSYLAGIRANSAHTKSRAFVSGGGKKPWRQKGRGGARAGSTRTNVWVGGAVAFGPTNEKNYFQKVNKKQKRLALEYALAVKAQDGKIFAVDSISIESGKTKDAANIIKNLKVKDALIVKDLLDDKTLFAFRNLANCYVVDANEVNAYLVSTFSSVIIEKAALKTITKEG from the coding sequence ATGAGTAAAATTCACGTATTAAACGATAAATTTGAAAATTCAGGCGAGTTAGAGCTTCCTGCAAGCTACGCTGAAGTAAATCCGCACAACCTATATCTTTATGTAAAATCTTACCTTGCTGGTATAAGAGCAAATTCGGCTCATACTAAAAGCCGTGCTTTTGTAAGCGGTGGTGGTAAAAAACCATGGAGACAAAAAGGACGTGGTGGTGCAAGAGCGGGTTCAACTAGAACTAACGTTTGGGTAGGCGGTGCAGTTGCATTTGGTCCAACAAACGAGAAAAACTATTTTCAAAAAGTCAATAAAAAACAAAAAAGACTAGCTCTTGAGTACGCTTTGGCAGTAAAAGCACAAGATGGTAAAATTTTCGCAGTAGATAGCATCTCAATCGAGTCTGGAAAGACAAAAGATGCAGCTAATATCATCAAAAATTTAAAAGTAAAAGACGCACTTATCGTTAAAGATTTACTAGACGATAAAACACTATTTGCTTTTAGAAATTTAGCAAACTGCTATGTAGTAGATGCAAATGAGGTAAATGCTTATCTTGTCTCTACATTTAGTTCGGTTATCATTGAAAAAGCTGCACTAAAAACTATAACAAAAGAGGGCTAA
- the rplC gene encoding 50S ribosomal protein L3 — translation MEYIVEKIGMSRTIATKSTPVTLLKLVEAKVCEIDENKRAIVAYAHTKANNKAIAGQQKKYNLTAEFNKFATLEVANSEVGNLDFTPLNEAKILKVSFNSKGRGYQGVVKRHGFGGGPKSHGSRFHRRHGSIGNCEWPGRVQPGMKMAGHMGNEKVTVKNELISFDAQNGIVVVKGCVPGHNGAMGKIRIVK, via the coding sequence ATGGAATATATTGTAGAAAAAATAGGCATGAGTAGAACGATTGCCACGAAGAGTACGCCAGTTACACTACTTAAGCTAGTTGAGGCTAAAGTATGTGAGATCGACGAAAACAAACGTGCTATCGTAGCGTATGCCCACACTAAAGCAAACAACAAAGCTATCGCTGGTCAGCAAAAGAAATACAATCTGACTGCAGAATTTAACAAATTTGCTACGCTTGAAGTAGCTAATAGCGAAGTTGGAAACCTAGACTTTACACCATTAAACGAGGCTAAAATTTTAAAAGTTAGCTTTAACTCAAAAGGTAGAGGCTACCAAGGTGTGGTAAAAAGACATGGTTTTGGCGGTGGTCCAAAAAGCCACGGCTCACGTTTCCACAGACGCCACGGTTCAATTGGTAACTGCGAATGGCCAGGTCGTGTTCAACCAGGTATGAAAATGGCAGGACACATGGGCAATGAGAAAGTTACTGTTAAAAACGAGCTAATAAGCTTTGACGCTCAAAATGGCATCGTAGTTGTAAAAGGTTGCGTTCCTGGTCACAATGGTGCAATGGGTAAAATAAGGATTGTAAAATGA